One part of the Diadema setosum chromosome 22, eeDiaSeto1, whole genome shotgun sequence genome encodes these proteins:
- the LOC140245159 gene encoding uncharacterized protein, which translates to MANHQKVQNDFIEAGATRPPSDPDVKSRPTSTTFEIEIFGSPDDDGDVLASVVDEKEEDRQGMERSTIACIAVVIIVLVIVIVGLVTYFTVTAVKQHAASPGNSSTPSRSDITLSGTALTPSPSDMTDTDDECPVIISRSEWGARSAVDTEPLNTPTPYALIHHTATPACASAYTCQSAVRGIQDFHMDTRGWWDIGYNFLIGGDGNVYEGRGLERKGAHARSYNQYSIGIALIGNYMTSLPSQDALATLGKFLDCLRNQ; encoded by the exons ATGGCAAACCACCAGAAAGTG CAGAATGACTTCATCGAGGCGGGCGCCACTCGTCCGCCGTCGGATCCCGATGTCAAATCCAGGCCGACGTCGACAACATTCGAAATCGAGATATTCGGCAGCCCGGACGATGATGGGGATGTTCTGGCGTCAGTCGTGGACGAAAAGGAGGAGGACCGACAAGGGATGGAGAGATCAACGATAGCCTGCATCGCGGTAGTCATCATCGTACTCGTTATCGTGATCGTCGGACTAGTCACATATTTTACTG TAACGGCCGTAAAACAACATGCCGCTTCACCTGGGAACAGTTCAACACCTAGCAGGAGCGACATAA cTTTATCTGGGACTGCTTTAACACCAAGCCCAAGCGACATGA CGGACACAGATGATGAATGCCCTGTGATAATAAGCCGTTCAGAATGGGGTGCGCGCTCTGCGGTAGATACAGAACCCTTGAACACGCCCACCCCGTATGCTTTGATTCACCACACCGCTACCCCTGCGTGCGCGTCAGCGTATACGTGCCAATCTGCCGTGCGGGGAATACAG GATTTTCACATGGACACCAGAGGCTGGTGGGACATAGGATACAACTTTCTGATTGGTGGAGACGGGAACGTGTACGAGGGGCGTGGCTTGGAGAGAAAAGGAGCACACGCAAGATCGTACAATCAGTATTCAATAG GCATTGCCCTGATAGGAAACTACATGACGTCACTTCCTAGTCAAGATGCGCTTGCTACCCTCGGGAAGTTTTTAGATTGCCTTCGAAATCAGTGA